From a region of the Janthinobacterium sp. 61 genome:
- a CDS encoding methyl-accepting chemotaxis protein: MNITKQLILTLTIALLALLVLGAGGAIQLQRAQERFDTVQNRIIPSIQGLNAAKGFLADSRLAGYRLSVFSNLADKTALDKAVADANTNFDKVIATYRAERLYDATDSKMLDADQAAMEAYRRALVPFFAAAYAGDMDGVRATLLAGTPLAITAAAAKKSMDDHIAYNNKLVDDVKAESLAAYDTAFNTMLAVLGVAVLLTGALAWHIYRTISGGLGDIEHTLERVSASLDLSAAMPVERMDEVGRTATAFNKFLERIVDVIATVRTSADTVSVAAAQISAGNADLSVRTEQQASSLEETASSLEELTSAVRQNTDNARQANTLAVSASDVARKGGAVVAQVVGTMGSINESAKKIADIIGVIDGIAFQTNILALNAAVEAARAGEQGRGFAVVATEVRNLAQRSAAAAKEIKGLIEDSVDKVNTGSALVDQAGATMEEIVASIRRVTDIMGDIADASHEQSAGIEQVNQAISQMDQVTQQNAALVEEAAAAASSLQERAVELVDVVAVFRLRGDAQAKSLKVAGGLPARATPASGRRLALPGRSVSA, from the coding sequence ATGAATATCACCAAGCAATTAATTCTGACCCTCACCATCGCCTTGCTGGCCCTGCTGGTGCTGGGCGCCGGCGGCGCCATCCAGCTGCAGCGCGCCCAGGAGCGTTTTGACACCGTGCAAAACCGCATCATCCCCAGCATCCAGGGCTTGAATGCTGCCAAGGGCTTCCTGGCCGATTCGCGCCTGGCCGGCTACCGCCTGTCCGTGTTCTCCAACCTGGCAGACAAGACGGCGCTGGACAAGGCCGTGGCTGACGCCAACACGAATTTCGACAAGGTCATCGCCACGTATCGCGCCGAGCGCCTGTACGACGCCACGGACAGCAAGATGCTCGACGCTGACCAGGCCGCCATGGAAGCCTACCGCCGCGCGCTGGTACCATTCTTTGCCGCCGCCTACGCGGGCGACATGGATGGCGTGCGCGCCACCTTGCTGGCCGGCACGCCGCTGGCCATCACGGCCGCCGCCGCGAAAAAAAGCATGGATGACCATATCGCCTATAACAACAAGCTGGTCGATGACGTAAAGGCCGAAAGCCTGGCCGCCTACGATACGGCCTTCAACACCATGCTGGCCGTGCTGGGCGTGGCCGTGCTGCTGACGGGCGCGCTGGCCTGGCATATCTACCGCACCATCAGCGGCGGCCTGGGCGATATCGAGCATACGCTGGAACGCGTCAGCGCCTCGCTGGACCTGTCCGCCGCCATGCCCGTCGAGCGGATGGATGAAGTGGGCCGTACGGCCACCGCCTTCAACAAATTCCTCGAACGTATCGTCGACGTGATCGCCACCGTGCGCACTTCGGCTGATACGGTCAGCGTGGCGGCCGCGCAGATTTCCGCCGGCAACGCGGACTTGTCCGTACGCACGGAGCAACAGGCGTCTTCCCTGGAAGAAACGGCGTCCAGCCTGGAAGAGCTGACCTCGGCCGTGCGCCAGAATACGGACAATGCGCGTCAGGCCAATACCCTGGCCGTGTCCGCCTCGGACGTGGCCCGCAAGGGCGGCGCCGTGGTGGCGCAAGTGGTGGGCACGATGGGTTCCATCAATGAATCGGCGAAGAAGATTGCCGACATTATCGGCGTGATCGACGGCATCGCCTTCCAAACCAATATTTTGGCGCTGAATGCAGCAGTGGAAGCGGCCCGTGCGGGCGAGCAGGGCCGCGGCTTCGCCGTGGTGGCCACCGAAGTGCGCAACCTGGCGCAGCGCTCGGCGGCGGCGGCCAAGGAAATCAAGGGCTTGATCGAGGATTCCGTGGATAAAGTCAACACGGGCAGCGCGCTGGTCGATCAGGCGGGCGCGACGATGGAAGAAATCGTCGCCAGCATCCGTCGCGTGACGGACATCATGGGCGACATCGCCGACGCCAGCCACGAGCAAAGCGCCGGCATCGAGCAAGTGAACCAGGCCATTTCGCAAATGGACCAGGTCACCCAGCAAAACGCGGCCCTCGTGGAAGAGGCGGCCGCCGCCGCTTCCTCGCTGCAAGAGCGCGCCGTGGAACTGGTCGACGTGGTGGCCGTGTTCCGCCTGCGTGGCGATGCCCAGGCCAAATCGTTGAAGGTGGCGGGCGGTTTGCCAGCCCGTGCTACACCTGCCTCTGGCCGGCGCCTGGCGCTGCCCGGCCGAAGCGTCAGCGCTTGA
- a CDS encoding imm11 family protein → MQYYILRHEDPDGGFIDGDVEFFPALPEHYQLGEKILLRETKVSLVLDKRIKKLKADFFLTTCGAFFISEQMKEIIDEHNTSLEFFPVDASYFNGKATEGRYFLIHANDKVLCFDYINSDYSGKPMVLGKLASGELSPDYKVRGIKNLCIEQPEGEKLDFFFVDKIIWIDPLLSEEIVRAAKSRGLRLNIEKTC, encoded by the coding sequence GTGCAATACTATATTCTTCGGCATGAAGATCCAGATGGTGGGTTTATTGATGGTGATGTGGAGTTTTTTCCGGCGCTTCCTGAGCACTATCAGCTAGGTGAAAAAATTCTCTTGCGTGAGACTAAGGTTAGCCTTGTTTTAGATAAGCGCATAAAAAAACTCAAAGCCGATTTTTTTCTTACAACATGCGGCGCATTCTTTATTTCTGAACAAATGAAAGAAATTATAGATGAACATAATACCTCCTTGGAATTTTTTCCAGTGGACGCCAGTTATTTCAATGGGAAAGCCACAGAGGGAAGGTATTTCCTAATTCATGCCAATGATAAAGTTTTATGTTTTGATTATATCAATTCGGATTATTCGGGAAAGCCTATGGTTTTAGGCAAGCTTGCCAGTGGTGAGCTTTCACCTGATTATAAGGTCAGGGGGATAAAAAATCTTTGTATAGAACAGCCTGAAGGTGAGAAGCTAGATTTTTTCTTTGTCGATAAAATCATATGGATTGATCCATTGCTTTCTGAGGAAATTGTGCGTGCTGCGAAGAGTAGAGGGCTCCGGTTGAATATTGAAAAAACCTGCTAA
- a CDS encoding alpha-glucosidase: protein MLDKKWWHNAVVYQIYPRSFQDSNHDGVGDLAGIIGRLDYLQHLGINLIWLSPVYRSPMDDNGYDISDYQDIAAEFGTLAEMEQLIAEAAKRDIRILMDLVVNHTSDEHAWFVEAKKSKDSPYRDYYIWRNPGADGSPPDQQRSYFGGSAWEYDTASDEYYFHLFSRRQPDLNWENPQVQEEVHRMMNWWLDKGIGGFRMDVIDLIGKQVDQQIIANGAQLHPLLQQMHQATLAARDVLSVGETWSATPETAKLYSDPARQELSMVFQFEHITMTHDTKEGKWKSRPFDLIEFKQIISKWQTELADAGWNSLFWNNHDLPRAVSKYGDPGRYRVESAKMLATALHFLKGTPYVYQGEEIGMTNVRFDSIDDYRDIESLNLYRERTAAGVSPETMMAGIHANGRDNARTPMQWNSTHNAGFSSGTPWLKLNPNYREINVAAAQEQPNSVFFHYQKLIELRKHWDVMVYGQYLPLLEQHPHVFAYRRSLGSQQLVVVNNFSGEHVELDLPAMLHGIAGQGLISNYAQRDSWTDHLSLQPYESFAIAYVCEAGLG, encoded by the coding sequence ATGTTGGATAAGAAATGGTGGCATAACGCCGTCGTGTATCAGATCTACCCACGTAGTTTTCAAGACAGCAATCACGATGGGGTCGGTGATCTGGCCGGCATCATCGGCAGACTGGACTACCTGCAACATCTGGGAATCAACCTGATCTGGCTGTCGCCGGTGTACCGGTCGCCGATGGACGATAACGGCTATGACATCTCCGACTATCAGGATATCGCCGCTGAATTCGGCACATTGGCCGAGATGGAGCAGTTGATCGCAGAGGCGGCCAAGCGCGACATCCGTATTTTGATGGATCTTGTGGTCAACCACACCTCTGACGAACATGCTTGGTTCGTCGAGGCGAAGAAATCCAAGGATAGCCCCTACCGTGACTATTACATCTGGCGCAATCCAGGCGCCGATGGCTCCCCGCCCGACCAGCAACGTTCTTATTTTGGCGGGAGTGCATGGGAATACGATACCGCCAGCGATGAATATTACTTCCATCTGTTCTCGAGACGACAGCCGGACCTGAACTGGGAAAATCCCCAGGTGCAGGAAGAGGTGCATCGCATGATGAACTGGTGGTTGGACAAGGGCATCGGCGGCTTCCGCATGGATGTGATCGATCTCATCGGCAAACAGGTCGACCAGCAGATTATCGCCAACGGCGCCCAACTGCACCCGCTGCTGCAGCAAATGCACCAAGCGACCTTGGCGGCACGCGATGTATTGTCGGTGGGCGAGACTTGGAGCGCCACCCCGGAGACCGCCAAGCTGTATTCCGACCCGGCGCGCCAGGAGCTGTCGATGGTCTTCCAGTTTGAGCACATCACAATGACCCACGATACCAAGGAAGGGAAATGGAAGTCGCGGCCGTTCGATCTGATCGAATTCAAGCAGATCATCAGTAAGTGGCAGACCGAGCTGGCCGATGCCGGCTGGAACTCGCTGTTCTGGAATAACCACGACCTGCCACGCGCCGTATCCAAATACGGCGACCCCGGCCGTTACCGGGTCGAGTCGGCCAAGATGCTGGCCACCGCGCTACATTTTCTCAAGGGCACCCCCTACGTCTATCAAGGCGAGGAAATAGGCATGACCAATGTACGTTTCGATTCCATCGACGACTATCGCGACATCGAATCGCTCAACCTCTACCGCGAACGCACGGCCGCCGGCGTTTCACCGGAGACGATGATGGCCGGCATCCACGCCAACGGGCGGGACAATGCGCGCACCCCAATGCAGTGGAACAGCACACACAACGCCGGTTTCAGTAGTGGCACGCCATGGCTAAAGCTGAATCCAAACTACCGTGAGATCAACGTCGCGGCCGCGCAGGAACAACCCAATTCGGTCTTCTTCCACTACCAGAAGCTGATCGAACTGCGCAAGCACTGGGACGTCATGGTTTACGGACAATACCTGCCATTGCTGGAGCAGCACCCGCACGTATTCGCCTATCGGCGCAGCTTGGGAAGCCAACAGCTGGTTGTCGTCAACAACTTCTCCGGCGAACACGTCGAACTGGATCTGCCGGCAATGCTGCACGGCATTGCCGGGCAAGGCTTGATCAGCAACTATGCCCAGCGTGATAGCTGGACCGACCACCTCAGCCTGCAGCCATACGAATCGTTTGCTATTGCTTATGTGTGTGAGGCAGGGCTCGGGTAA
- a CDS encoding serine hydrolase gives MNFLATCRHFFSIAPIFFSAAAMADVNNTLQKAELARRVDALFSAYAADSPGCALGVILNGELVYKKGYGNASLEFGVPIDPEKTLFAIGSTSKQFTAAAILLLVQDGKISLNDDIRKHLPEMHNYGTAISVDQMLSHTSGLRDYTVLMTMGTGVREVDYSSDADAMAVILRQRSLNFAPGSHYMYSNTNYFLLAKIVERVSHRNFGKFLQDRIFQPLGMHHTRLRDKYDVVVAQRAMGYAPVGGGGFSMKDVNWEQVGNTGVLTTVSDLAKWDQNFYESRVGGEWLVKQMQENAVRSDGVALSYARGLIVDGAYRGMRSVHHAGDTAGFHAQLLRLPDERFSAMVLCNVDGVDQTLLSFKVADLFLAEEIKKRGATSSNQTAKDAVIAPARKTMSSESELASYTGVYLDRYAQSLHTIELKDGQLWYIAPQRERVALEQSGEQRFRLPRKTENTFQFSKQDKRQLLNIVYQSGEPVELDRVRPIQTDYIHLEDYTGTYFSPEINVHWTIVAKDGKLFKQVQREATKPMNPVFEDAFTVTVDDQDLLRFTRDSRQRITGFIVDNPRVLNVVFSRERSGVQID, from the coding sequence ATGAACTTCCTTGCAACATGCCGGCATTTTTTCTCAATTGCGCCCATCTTTTTCAGCGCAGCAGCGATGGCCGACGTGAACAACACCTTGCAAAAAGCCGAACTTGCACGCCGTGTGGATGCCTTGTTTTCGGCCTATGCCGCCGACAGCCCGGGCTGCGCACTCGGCGTGATCCTAAACGGCGAGCTTGTGTACAAAAAGGGATACGGAAACGCCAGTCTTGAATTTGGCGTACCTATTGATCCAGAAAAAACACTGTTTGCCATTGGATCGACCTCCAAGCAATTCACGGCTGCGGCCATTCTGTTGCTCGTGCAGGATGGAAAAATCTCTCTGAATGATGATATTCGCAAGCATCTACCTGAGATGCACAATTACGGCACGGCGATTTCAGTCGATCAAATGCTGTCGCATACTAGCGGCTTGCGGGACTATACGGTTCTTATGACGATGGGGACTGGTGTGCGTGAAGTTGACTATTCGTCAGATGCGGATGCGATGGCGGTCATTCTGCGGCAGAGGTCGTTGAATTTCGCACCGGGATCGCATTACATGTACAGCAATACGAATTACTTCTTACTGGCAAAGATTGTCGAACGAGTCAGCCATAGGAATTTCGGGAAATTCCTGCAGGACCGTATTTTTCAACCGCTGGGTATGCACCACACTCGTCTTCGTGACAAGTACGACGTCGTGGTAGCGCAGCGTGCAATGGGCTATGCACCAGTGGGGGGCGGCGGATTCAGCATGAAGGACGTCAACTGGGAGCAGGTAGGCAATACGGGCGTGCTGACCACCGTGTCGGACCTAGCGAAATGGGACCAGAATTTCTACGAATCACGCGTTGGTGGCGAATGGCTGGTCAAGCAGATGCAAGAGAATGCTGTTCGAAGCGACGGTGTCGCCTTGAGCTATGCACGTGGACTGATCGTCGATGGTGCTTATCGCGGAATGAGGTCGGTACACCACGCTGGAGATACCGCAGGTTTCCACGCGCAGTTGTTGCGGCTGCCCGACGAGAGATTTTCTGCAATGGTTTTATGTAATGTCGACGGCGTAGACCAGACTCTGCTCAGCTTTAAAGTGGCCGATCTTTTCCTGGCCGAGGAGATCAAGAAACGCGGCGCGACTTCCTCGAATCAAACTGCGAAGGATGCTGTCATTGCGCCCGCTCGAAAGACGATGTCTTCGGAATCCGAGCTCGCGAGCTACACCGGCGTTTATCTTGACCGTTACGCTCAGTCGCTCCATACCATTGAGCTCAAGGACGGTCAACTTTGGTATATTGCGCCGCAGCGGGAACGTGTTGCCCTGGAGCAGAGCGGCGAACAGCGTTTCCGATTACCGCGAAAAACGGAGAATACCTTTCAGTTTTCGAAGCAGGATAAGCGTCAGCTCTTGAATATCGTATATCAGTCTGGGGAACCGGTCGAACTGGATCGAGTACGCCCTATTCAAACAGATTACATACACTTGGAAGACTATACCGGAACTTATTTTAGTCCGGAAATCAACGTGCATTGGACCATCGTTGCGAAAGACGGCAAGCTATTCAAGCAAGTGCAGCGCGAGGCGACTAAACCGATGAATCCGGTTTTCGAGGACGCGTTCACTGTGACCGTCGATGATCAAGACCTATTGCGTTTTACCCGTGACAGCCGTCAGCGGATCACCGGATTCATCGTCGACAACCCGCGGGTGCTCAATGTCGTCTTTTCTAGAGAGCGTAGCGGTGTCCAAATCGACTAA
- a CDS encoding PLP-dependent aminotransferase family protein, producing the protein MFAIDRSSPIALFKQIEAALRQQIAQRVLPGGTKLPSIRQLATQLAVSTNTVVVAYDRLVAAGVIDTHGTAGFFVCAPTDASHAIPDEVALEAGQEQEPVWLSQQVNDQRPGVLLASSGALPPTWLQDALPAAAVQRGLARSAAGMASRCPPQGLAELREQVALLLRGIGIAADASHILTTFGGTHAIDLICRTFLQPGDTVMVEDPGYFLMFGRLRQDGVRLVPIKRRPDGLDLDELEAACRAHRPRLLFVQTALHNPTGWSSSAANLHKVLIMAQQHGFLIAEDDVHGHFQQAHSTRLASLSGLDGVIYYSSLCKALSPALRMGYLAAAPALLKLLMRTKIHAIMTLPALNEYVLLEVLKAGNLRKHLERLQRKIMVARNASTQQLSAAGVLFEQPGDAGIFLWGSMPEGLDVDLLVQDAYRNKILLMRGAAFSANDTPDQHIRFNVAFSQHPRVSAYLEERLRAVAGARSSLARASGAASSAGKS; encoded by the coding sequence ATGTTCGCCATCGACCGCTCCTCACCCATCGCCCTGTTCAAGCAGATCGAGGCCGCATTGCGCCAGCAGATCGCGCAACGCGTCCTGCCTGGCGGGACCAAGCTGCCGTCGATCCGCCAGCTCGCCACGCAGCTCGCGGTGAGCACCAACACCGTAGTGGTGGCTTATGACAGGCTGGTGGCCGCAGGCGTCATCGATACGCACGGCACGGCGGGCTTCTTCGTCTGCGCACCAACTGATGCCAGCCACGCCATTCCCGACGAGGTGGCGCTGGAAGCGGGCCAGGAGCAGGAACCCGTTTGGCTAAGCCAGCAAGTGAACGACCAGCGGCCGGGCGTGCTGCTGGCAAGCAGCGGCGCCTTGCCGCCCACTTGGCTGCAGGATGCGCTGCCGGCGGCCGCCGTGCAACGTGGCCTGGCGCGCAGCGCAGCCGGCATGGCCTCGCGCTGTCCGCCGCAAGGGCTGGCCGAACTGCGCGAACAGGTCGCGCTGCTGTTGCGCGGCATCGGTATCGCTGCGGACGCCAGCCACATCCTCACCACTTTCGGCGGCACCCATGCAATCGATCTGATCTGCCGCACCTTCCTGCAGCCCGGCGATACGGTGATGGTGGAAGACCCCGGATACTTCCTGATGTTCGGCAGGCTGCGCCAGGACGGCGTGCGCCTGGTGCCGATCAAGCGCCGCCCCGATGGCCTCGACCTGGATGAACTGGAAGCCGCCTGCCGCGCGCACCGTCCGCGCCTGCTGTTCGTGCAGACGGCTTTGCACAATCCCACCGGGTGGAGCAGCAGCGCCGCCAACCTGCACAAGGTGCTGATCATGGCGCAGCAGCATGGCTTCCTGATCGCCGAAGACGACGTGCACGGCCATTTCCAGCAGGCCCACAGCACGCGGCTGGCATCGCTGTCCGGACTGGACGGCGTGATCTACTACTCCAGCCTGTGCAAGGCGCTGAGCCCGGCCCTGCGCATGGGCTACCTGGCCGCAGCGCCTGCCCTGCTCAAACTGCTGATGCGAACCAAGATCCACGCCATCATGACGTTGCCTGCGCTGAACGAATACGTTCTGCTGGAAGTGCTCAAGGCCGGCAACCTGCGCAAGCACCTGGAGCGGCTGCAACGCAAAATCATGGTGGCACGCAACGCCAGCACGCAGCAACTGAGCGCGGCCGGCGTGCTGTTCGAGCAGCCCGGCGACGCAGGAATTTTCCTGTGGGGCAGCATGCCCGAAGGGCTGGACGTGGACTTGCTTGTGCAGGATGCCTACCGCAACAAGATCCTGCTGATGCGCGGCGCGGCGTTCTCGGCCAACGACACGCCCGACCAGCACATCCGCTTCAACGTCGCTTTCAGCCAGCATCCCCGCGTGAGCGCTTATCTTGAAGAGCGCCTGCGCGCGGTGGCTGGCGCGCGCTCGAGCCTGGCGCGCGCCAGCGGCGCCGCCAGCAGCGCGGGCAAGTCCTGA
- a CDS encoding LysE family translocator, translating to MTELLPLMSYCFVMSATPGPNNVMLATTGANFGYRGALPVILGIQVGIFVQTMLMCVGLGSVFVAYPMAQQGLRIAGALYLMFLAWKLAGASVAGSSAPKAVSFAQAALFQALNPKSWLKAITMASVFMPSQSNMLANALLVSVIGTVVGMPCNTMWALFGVSIRSVLKAPRNQRIFNLAMGAILLVLAVMFLR from the coding sequence ATGACCGAACTCCTGCCCCTGATGAGCTATTGCTTTGTGATGTCCGCCACGCCCGGGCCAAACAACGTCATGCTGGCCACCACCGGCGCCAATTTCGGTTATCGCGGTGCGCTGCCGGTGATCCTCGGCATCCAGGTCGGCATCTTTGTGCAGACCATGCTCATGTGCGTGGGGCTGGGCAGTGTCTTCGTCGCGTACCCGATGGCGCAGCAGGGACTGCGGATCGCGGGCGCGCTGTACCTGATGTTTTTGGCCTGGAAGCTTGCCGGCGCCTCGGTGGCGGGAAGCAGCGCGCCGAAGGCCGTGTCGTTTGCGCAGGCGGCGCTGTTTCAGGCGTTGAATCCCAAGAGCTGGCTCAAGGCGATCACCATGGCGTCGGTCTTCATGCCTTCGCAAAGCAACATGCTCGCCAACGCGCTGCTGGTGTCCGTGATCGGCACCGTGGTGGGCATGCCGTGCAACACCATGTGGGCGCTGTTCGGCGTCTCGATTCGCAGCGTACTGAAAGCGCCCCGCAACCAGCGCATATTCAATCTGGCGATGGGTGCTATTCTGCTGGTCCTCGCCGTGATGTTTTTACGCTAG
- a CDS encoding HNH endonuclease, producing MKNDASARPKASQAPARLSKGDFVTALRKLLQEAGKAGETSVDVRAATLHTDVGVYPARGHSMPTCCTVMYEEMQPGDEILLTPPSGKGPTLLVRYKFPR from the coding sequence ATGAAAAACGACGCAAGCGCTCGCCCGAAAGCAAGTCAAGCCCCTGCCAGGCTCAGCAAAGGGGACTTCGTCACCGCACTGCGCAAACTGCTGCAAGAAGCAGGAAAGGCCGGCGAGACCAGTGTGGACGTGCGCGCTGCGACCCTGCACACCGACGTTGGCGTGTATCCGGCGCGCGGCCATTCGATGCCGACCTGTTGCACGGTGATGTATGAAGAGATGCAGCCGGGTGACGAGATACTGCTGACGCCACCCAGCGGCAAGGGACCGACGCTGCTGGTACGGTATAAATTCCCGCGCTGA
- a CDS encoding SRPBCC family protein produces MTHIEESIHIAVAPTVIDQIWSEVDRWHLWDPDTKQARLNGPFAAGTQGRIVPNKGMGIPMVVTERSAGRSFTVEGYILLFRIHFEHTVTAVDGGSEVVHRVWFTGALAFLFGPGVAKQVRQGLPKTMRSLKAYAEKRNETLHDGEVGEAKVTTG; encoded by the coding sequence TTGACGCATATCGAAGAAAGCATCCACATTGCAGTCGCGCCCACGGTCATTGACCAAATTTGGAGCGAAGTCGACCGATGGCACCTGTGGGATCCGGACACAAAGCAAGCGCGGCTCAATGGGCCATTTGCGGCTGGGACACAGGGCAGGATAGTTCCCAATAAAGGGATGGGTATTCCGATGGTGGTTACCGAGCGCTCCGCAGGCCGCTCGTTCACCGTCGAGGGCTACATCCTGTTGTTCCGTATCCACTTCGAGCACACGGTTACTGCCGTAGACGGGGGATCGGAAGTCGTTCACCGCGTGTGGTTCACTGGAGCGCTTGCCTTTCTGTTCGGGCCTGGCGTTGCCAAGCAGGTTCGGCAAGGGCTTCCCAAAACGATGCGCTCACTCAAGGCCTATGCCGAGAAGCGCAACGAGACTCTCCATGATGGCGAGGTGGGCGAGGCCAAGGTGACAACAGGTTGA
- a CDS encoding creatininase family protein, translating into MTLQFPLPNVPLAPRAPSILLQPFGSLFTLTLFCLIPAASAVAAAPASNSVMLEELTSSELRSRIDHGATTVLVPIGGVEQSGPYIALGKHNVRAGLLARQIAQKLGNTIVAPVVSYVPEGAISPPAGHMRFAGTISIPPAAFEAVLEGTATSLRQHGFRDIIFLGDHGGYQKNEQNVANKLNRAWGKASAAKDARAYALLDYYDITQSQYIADLQKRGYSSAEIGLHAGLADAALMLATDPSLVRSEAMAHGPKPGVADGVRGDATRATAELGQIGIKLQVDTSVAAIKQLLQRNK; encoded by the coding sequence ATGACTCTGCAGTTCCCCCTGCCGAATGTGCCCCTTGCGCCGCGCGCGCCCTCGATTCTGCTCCAGCCATTCGGCTCTCTGTTTACCCTGACCCTGTTCTGCCTGATTCCCGCAGCGTCCGCTGTGGCGGCCGCGCCTGCCAGCAACAGCGTCATGCTGGAAGAACTGACCAGCTCGGAGTTGCGCAGCCGTATCGACCACGGTGCCACGACAGTGCTGGTGCCGATTGGCGGCGTCGAGCAGAGCGGGCCGTATATCGCGCTGGGCAAGCACAATGTGCGCGCCGGGCTGCTGGCGCGCCAGATTGCGCAAAAGCTGGGCAATACCATCGTCGCACCCGTCGTTTCCTACGTGCCGGAAGGCGCGATTTCTCCGCCGGCCGGCCACATGCGCTTTGCCGGCACGATCTCGATACCGCCAGCCGCCTTCGAAGCCGTGCTGGAAGGTACGGCCACCAGCCTGCGCCAGCATGGTTTTCGCGACATCATATTCCTCGGTGATCACGGTGGGTATCAGAAGAACGAGCAGAATGTGGCGAATAAACTCAACCGTGCCTGGGGGAAAGCGTCTGCTGCCAAAGATGCCCGTGCGTATGCCTTGCTCGACTACTATGACATTACGCAATCGCAATATATTGCCGATCTGCAAAAGCGCGGCTACAGCAGCGCCGAGATCGGCCTGCATGCGGGCTTGGCGGACGCGGCACTGATGCTGGCGACGGACCCGTCGCTGGTGCGCAGCGAAGCCATGGCCCACGGACCCAAGCCCGGCGTGGCGGACGGCGTGCGCGGCGACGCCACCCGCGCTACGGCTGAATTGGGCCAGATCGGCATCAAGCTGCAGGTGGACACCTCGGTGGCCGCCATCAAACAACTGCTACAACGTAACAAGTAA
- a CDS encoding YncE family protein has translation MKKTQRRTIVTLSALAAALAGLGMASQVIGASTPAPAAAAPAAAYSPLPGMPPLVDPKNVYGSIASSNMSPVVKDHLRRVYVPNLRSNDVYVIDQDSLKVVDKFKVGSGPQHVVPSWDLRTLWVANNAERTDKGSLTPVDPLSGKPGKEVPVDDPYNMYFTPDGKSAIVVAEARHRLDFRDPKTMAVQYSIDTPQCGGINHADFSNDGRYAMFTCEFDGTIAKIDLVGRKVDGYLKLQMPAKRFAESGPVGGPANEICSVKKGMPQDIRISPDGKKFYIADMDADGVHIVDGATLKEIGFIQTGVGAHGLYPSRDGKKLYVANRGTHRIHGKPKGKGSVSVIDFATEKVVTQWPIPGGGSPDMGNVSADGKYLWLSGRFDDVVYRIDTNSGDVSKVKVGQEPHGLTVWPQPGRYSLGHTGNLR, from the coding sequence ATGAAAAAAACTCAACGACGTACTATCGTCACCTTGTCCGCCCTGGCTGCCGCGCTGGCAGGCCTGGGCATGGCCAGCCAGGTCATTGGCGCCAGCACGCCGGCCCCTGCCGCTGCGGCGCCGGCTGCCGCCTATTCTCCGCTGCCGGGCATGCCGCCGCTGGTCGATCCGAAAAACGTGTATGGCAGCATTGCCAGCAGCAATATGAGTCCCGTCGTCAAGGATCACTTGCGCCGCGTCTACGTGCCCAACCTGCGCTCGAACGATGTTTACGTGATCGACCAGGACAGCCTGAAAGTGGTCGACAAGTTCAAGGTCGGCAGCGGTCCGCAGCACGTGGTGCCCTCGTGGGACTTGCGCACCCTGTGGGTGGCGAACAACGCCGAACGCACGGACAAGGGCAGTCTGACCCCGGTCGACCCTTTGAGCGGCAAGCCGGGCAAGGAAGTGCCCGTCGATGACCCCTACAATATGTACTTTACGCCGGATGGCAAGTCGGCCATCGTCGTGGCCGAAGCGCGCCACCGTCTCGATTTCCGCGATCCGAAGACCATGGCGGTGCAGTATTCGATCGACACGCCCCAGTGCGGCGGCATCAACCATGCGGATTTCTCGAATGACGGTCGCTACGCCATGTTCACCTGCGAGTTCGACGGCACCATCGCCAAGATCGACCTGGTGGGGCGCAAGGTCGACGGCTACCTGAAATTGCAGATGCCGGCCAAGCGCTTTGCCGAGTCCGGTCCCGTGGGTGGCCCCGCGAATGAAATCTGTAGCGTCAAGAAGGGCATGCCACAAGATATACGCATCTCGCCGGACGGCAAGAAATTCTATATCGCCGACATGGATGCCGACGGCGTGCACATCGTCGATGGCGCCACCCTGAAGGAAATCGGCTTCATCCAGACGGGTGTGGGCGCGCACGGTCTGTACCCTAGCCGCGATGGCAAGAAACTGTACGTGGCCAACCGCGGCACGCACCGCATCCACGGCAAACCGAAGGGCAAGGGTAGCGTCAGCGTGATCGATTTCGCCACCGAAAAAGTGGTGACGCAGTGGCCGATTCCCGGTGGCGGCAGCCCCGATATGGGCAATGTCAGCGCCGATGGCAAGTATCTGTGGCTGTCCGGCCGCTTCGACGATGTGGTGTATCGCATCGATACGAACAGCGGCGACGTGTCCAAGGTGAAAGTCGGCCAGGAACCGCATGGCCTGACCGTGTGGCCTCAGCCGGGCCGCTATTCGCTGGGCCATACGGGCAACCTGCGCTAG